Sequence from the Halomarina litorea genome:
GAGCGTCGACTGGTCCACGTGGACGGTGAACTGGTTGATGACGCCGGCCTCCTGCAGTCGCGTGACCCGGTCGGAGACGGCGGGTGCCGACAGTCCAACGACGTCCGCGATGTCGCTGTACGGCCGCCGGCCGTCCTCGACCAGCAGCGACAGTATCTCGATGTCGGTGTCGTCCAGTTCGCGCATACCCACCGTTGTCTGACGCGATACAAATCTCTTCTCCTACTTCGCCTTCGAATCATTAGTACAAATCTGAACAGACTTTGGTTTCGAAGAGACAACCGACAAGGGTCTTCGACCCGTACGACTTCGGAAGATGACCCAGACAATCGCCGTCGAAGGGATGACCTGCGAACACTGCGAGCAGACCGTCGAGGAGGCGCTTTGCGGCGTGAGCGGCGTCACGGACGCCACCGCGGACCGGGAGGCCGAACGGGCGAGCGTCGAGGGGGACGCCGACCGGACCGAACTCGTCCGCGTCGTCGAGGATGCGGGGTACACGTCCCACGCCTGAGCGAGGTATCAGGACCGTCGCAACCGTCTTC
This genomic interval carries:
- a CDS encoding heavy-metal-associated domain-containing protein — encoded protein: MTQTIAVEGMTCEHCEQTVEEALCGVSGVTDATADREAERASVEGDADRTELVRVVEDAGYTSHA